The proteins below are encoded in one region of Leishmania mexicana MHOM/GT/2001/U1103 complete genome, chromosome 27:
- a CDS encoding putative histone H1, whose protein sequence is MSSNSAAAALSAALTSPQKSPHSSPKKAAAKKAAAKKAGAKKAAKRPAKKAGAKKAAKRPAKKAAPKKAAKKAAKKPAKKAAKKPAKKTAKKTAKKSKK, encoded by the coding sequence ATGTCCTCTAattctgccgctgctgccctttccGCCGCCTTGACGTCGCCGCAGAAGTCTCCTCACTCGTCGCCCAAGAAGGCCGCTGCGAAGAAGGCGGCTGCGAAGAAGGCCGGGGCGAAGAAGGCTGCGAAGAGGccggcgaagaaggccgGGGCGAAGAAGGCTGCGAAGAGGccggcgaagaaggccgcGCCGAAGAAGGCCGCGAAGAAGGCCGCGAAGAAGccggcgaagaaggccgcGAAGAAGCCGGCGAAGAAGACTGCCAAGAAGACCGCGAAGAAGTCGAAGAAGTAA